In Massilistercora timonensis, the following are encoded in one genomic region:
- a CDS encoding ATP-binding protein gives MIILAGLIPGLIMRGVILSGYEDRAVQRRTAEIQNQCAILCDQLSSTGYSGGVASEIIQTELTQLTNIYNGRVMIINDAYQIIEDTYDMDVGKTIVSGDVIRCFQRESTSHYDDRNRYIEVTSPILDSASEKVVGVLLMSVSTDVITDQQTALAGQTWVAWAAAALIVVILAVLAGILMVRPFKRITRSIEAVTEGYEDQYLHEKAYTETRLISEAFNKMLGRMKALDDSRQEFVSNVSHELKTPLTSMKVLADSLLIQKDAPVELYQEFMGDLSEEIERENKIINDLLSLVKMDKTASVMNIRSENINELVEQILKRLRPIAASRNVEVIFESFRPVTAEVDEMKLSLAISNLVENAIKYNKESGWIHVTLNADHKFFYLEVADSGIGIPQEETEHIFERFYRVDKSHSREIGGTGLGLSIARSAVVMHRGAIKVFSQPGEGTTFTVRIPLTYVA, from the coding sequence TTGATCATTTTGGCGGGCCTTATCCCCGGCCTGATCATGCGCGGGGTGATCCTGAGCGGTTATGAGGACCGGGCGGTGCAAAGACGGACCGCCGAGATCCAGAATCAATGTGCAATTCTCTGCGACCAGCTGAGCAGTACCGGCTATTCCGGCGGCGTCGCGTCAGAGATTATTCAGACAGAACTTACGCAATTAACAAACATTTATAACGGGCGGGTCATGATCATCAATGATGCGTACCAGATCATAGAAGACACCTACGACATGGATGTGGGGAAGACGATTGTCTCCGGGGATGTGATCCGTTGTTTTCAGCGGGAAAGTACCAGCCATTATGATGACAGAAACCGGTATATTGAAGTTACGTCTCCGATCCTGGATAGCGCGTCAGAAAAAGTGGTAGGCGTTCTGCTGATGAGTGTTTCCACTGATGTGATCACGGATCAGCAGACAGCCCTGGCGGGCCAGACCTGGGTGGCCTGGGCAGCCGCGGCGCTGATCGTGGTGATCCTGGCTGTGCTGGCAGGCATTCTGATGGTCCGGCCGTTTAAGCGGATCACCCGTTCCATCGAGGCGGTGACAGAAGGATATGAAGATCAGTATCTTCATGAGAAAGCCTACACAGAGACCAGGCTGATCTCGGAAGCATTCAATAAGATGCTGGGGCGGATGAAGGCGCTGGACGATTCCAGGCAGGAATTTGTATCTAATGTATCCCATGAACTAAAGACGCCGCTGACCTCCATGAAGGTCCTGGCGGATTCTCTTTTGATCCAGAAGGACGCTCCGGTGGAACTGTATCAGGAATTCATGGGAGACCTGTCGGAAGAGATCGAGCGGGAGAATAAGATCATCAACGATCTTCTGTCTCTGGTCAAGATGGACAAGACGGCCAGCGTCATGAATATCCGCTCAGAAAATATCAATGAACTGGTAGAGCAGATCCTGAAGAGGCTGCGGCCCATCGCGGCCAGCCGGAATGTGGAAGTGATTTTTGAGAGCTTCCGTCCGGTGACGGCAGAAGTGGATGAGATGAAGCTGTCCCTTGCCATCTCCAACCTGGTGGAGAATGCCATCAAATACAACAAAGAATCCGGCTGGATCCATGTTACCCTGAACGCGGACCACAAGTTCTTCTATCTGGAAGTGGCAGACTCGGGGATCGGGATCCCCCAGGAGGAGACGGAGCATATCTTTGAACGGTTCTACCGGGTAGACAAATCCCATTCCCGGGAGATCGGCGGAACAGGGCTGGGGCTTTCCATCGCCCGCAGCGCGGTGGTGATGCACCGGGGAGCCATCAAAGTGTTCAGTCAGCCGGGAGAAGGGACCACCTTTACCGTGCGGATCCCGTTGACTTACGTGGCCTAG
- a CDS encoding alpha-hydroxy-acid oxidizing protein: MTYEEALEQARTCIGKYCKACPVCNGRACSNQMPGPGAKGTGTVAIRNYEKWQELCINMDTICENRPADTSLSIFGQIFQYPIFAAPIGAMKLHYGDKYDDLEYNDILVSACAAEGIAAFTGDGTNPAVMEGAAHAIKAVKGQGIPTVKPWDLATLEEKFALVKESGAFAAAMDIDAAGLPFLKGLTPPAGSKTVEELKEVVAAAGVPFIVKGIMTVKGARKAKEAGASAIVVSNHGGRVLDQCPSTAEVLPEIADAVGSEMKILVDGGIRSGVDIFKALALGADAVLIGRPFVTAVYGGAAEGVHALVQKLALELADTMAMCGAHSLDEITRDMIR, encoded by the coding sequence ATGACATATGAAGAAGCCTTAGAGCAGGCCAGGACCTGTATCGGCAAGTACTGCAAGGCCTGTCCGGTGTGCAACGGCCGGGCCTGCTCCAACCAGATGCCAGGCCCCGGGGCCAAGGGAACGGGAACGGTGGCGATCCGCAATTATGAGAAATGGCAGGAGCTGTGTATCAATATGGACACCATCTGCGAGAACCGGCCTGCGGACACCAGCCTGTCCATCTTTGGACAGATATTTCAGTACCCCATCTTCGCGGCGCCTATCGGGGCTATGAAGCTGCATTACGGAGACAAGTACGATGACCTGGAATACAATGACATCCTGGTGTCTGCCTGTGCGGCGGAAGGGATCGCGGCATTTACCGGAGACGGCACCAACCCGGCGGTGATGGAGGGCGCGGCCCATGCCATCAAGGCGGTGAAGGGGCAGGGCATCCCCACGGTCAAGCCCTGGGATCTTGCCACCCTGGAGGAGAAATTTGCTTTGGTAAAGGAGTCCGGCGCCTTCGCGGCTGCTATGGATATTGACGCCGCTGGTCTTCCATTTCTTAAGGGGCTGACCCCGCCGGCAGGAAGTAAGACGGTAGAGGAGCTTAAGGAAGTGGTGGCTGCGGCAGGAGTTCCCTTCATCGTGAAAGGGATCATGACTGTGAAGGGAGCCAGGAAAGCAAAGGAAGCAGGGGCTTCTGCCATCGTGGTGTCCAACCACGGCGGCCGGGTGCTGGATCAGTGTCCTTCCACGGCAGAGGTTCTGCCGGAGATCGCGGATGCTGTGGGCAGTGAGATGAAGATCCTGGTGGACGGAGGGATCCGTTCCGGTGTGGATATATTCAAGGCTCTTGCACTGGGCGCGGACGCAGTGCTGATCGGACGACCCTTTGTGACGGCGGTCTACGGGGGAGCGGCCGAAGGCGTTCATGCACTGGTTCAGAAACTGGCTTTGGAGCTTGCCGACACCATGGCGATGTGCGGAGCTCACAGCCTGGATGAGATTACAAGGGATATGATCAGATAA
- the lepA gene encoding translation elongation factor 4, with the protein MAGIDQSKIRNFCIIAHIDHGKSTLADRIIEMTGLLTSREMQSQVLDNMELERERGITIKAQTVRTVYQAKNGEEYIFNLIDTPGHVDFNYEVSRSLAACDGAILVVDAAQGVEAQTLANVYLALDHDLDVMPVINKIDLPSAQPERVIEEIEDVIGIEASDAPLISAKTGLNVDQVLEQVVEKIPAPQGDPDAPLKALIFDSVYDSYKGVIVFCRIKDGTVRKGTPIRMMATGAKAEVVEVGYFGAGQFIPCEELSAGMVGYITASLKNVKETRVGDTVTNAEHPCAEPLPGYRKVNPMVYCGMYPADGAKYPDLRDALEKLQLNDASLQFEPETSVALGFGFRCGFLGLLHLEIIQERLEREYNLDLVTTAPSVIYKVYKTNGDVIDLTNPTNLPDPSEIDYMEEPVVKAEIMVTSEYIGSIMDLCQERRGVYEGMEYIEETRAVLRYRLPLNEIIYDFFDALKSRSRGYASFDYELAGYERSELVKLDILINKEEVDALSFIVHGDTAYERGRKMCEKLKEEIPRQLFEIPIQAAIGSKIIARETVRALRKDVLAKCYGGDITRKKKLLEKQKEGKKRMRQVGNVEIPQKAFMSVLKLDDK; encoded by the coding sequence ATGGCAGGAATAGACCAGAGTAAAATTCGCAATTTTTGTATCATTGCCCATATTGACCACGGGAAATCTACCCTGGCGGACCGGATCATCGAGATGACCGGGCTTCTCACCAGCCGGGAAATGCAGTCCCAGGTGCTGGACAATATGGAACTGGAGCGGGAGCGGGGGATCACCATCAAGGCCCAGACCGTCCGCACCGTGTATCAGGCGAAAAACGGAGAAGAATATATTTTCAATCTCATTGATACCCCGGGGCATGTGGACTTTAACTATGAGGTGTCCCGGAGCCTGGCCGCCTGCGACGGCGCCATCCTGGTGGTGGACGCGGCCCAGGGGGTGGAGGCCCAGACGCTGGCCAATGTGTATCTGGCCCTGGATCATGATCTGGATGTGATGCCGGTGATCAATAAGATCGACCTTCCCAGCGCCCAGCCGGAGCGGGTGATCGAGGAGATCGAGGATGTGATCGGCATTGAGGCTTCCGACGCTCCGCTGATCTCAGCCAAGACCGGGCTTAATGTAGATCAGGTGCTGGAACAGGTGGTAGAGAAGATCCCTGCGCCCCAGGGGGATCCGGATGCGCCTCTAAAAGCGCTGATCTTTGACTCTGTCTATGATTCTTACAAAGGCGTGATCGTATTCTGCCGGATCAAGGACGGGACGGTGCGAAAGGGCACACCCATCCGTATGATGGCCACCGGGGCGAAGGCGGAAGTGGTAGAAGTGGGCTACTTTGGCGCCGGCCAGTTCATTCCCTGCGAGGAGCTGAGCGCGGGCATGGTAGGATATATTACTGCCAGTCTGAAGAATGTGAAGGAAACCCGGGTGGGAGATACGGTGACCAACGCGGAACATCCTTGCGCGGAGCCTCTTCCCGGTTACCGGAAGGTGAATCCCATGGTGTACTGCGGTATGTACCCGGCAGACGGGGCCAAGTACCCGGATTTACGAGACGCGCTGGAGAAGCTGCAGCTTAACGACGCTTCCCTTCAGTTTGAACCGGAGACCTCGGTGGCGCTGGGATTTGGATTCCGTTGCGGATTTCTGGGGCTTTTGCACCTGGAGATCATCCAGGAGCGGCTGGAGCGGGAGTACAACCTGGATCTGGTGACCACTGCCCCCAGTGTAATCTACAAAGTCTATAAGACCAACGGAGATGTGATCGACCTGACCAACCCCACCAATCTTCCTGATCCGTCGGAGATCGACTACATGGAGGAGCCGGTGGTGAAGGCGGAGATCATGGTGACGTCTGAATATATCGGTTCTATCATGGACCTGTGCCAGGAGCGGCGGGGTGTCTATGAAGGTATGGAGTATATTGAGGAGACCCGGGCAGTGCTGCGTTACCGCCTGCCCCTCAATGAGATCATTTACGACTTCTTTGACGCGCTGAAATCCCGTTCCAGAGGCTATGCCTCCTTTGACTATGAGCTGGCGGGCTACGAGCGTTCCGAGCTGGTGAAGCTGGATATCCTGATCAATAAGGAAGAGGTGGACGCCCTTTCCTTTATCGTCCATGGGGATACCGCCTACGAGCGGGGGCGGAAGATGTGTGAGAAGCTGAAGGAGGAGATCCCCCGGCAGCTCTTTGAGATCCCCATTCAGGCGGCTATCGGCAGCAAGATCATCGCCCGGGAGACAGTGCGGGCCCTGCGCAAAGATGTGCTGGCCAAGTGCTACGGCGGCGACATCACCCGGAAGAAAAAACTTCTGGAGAAGCAGAAAGAAGGCAAGAAGCGGATGCGCCAGGTGGGCAATGTAGAGATTCCCCAGAAGGCATTTATGAGTGTGCTGAAGCTGGATGATAAGTAA
- a CDS encoding DNA internalization-related competence protein ComEC/Rec2, with protein MRHRPLCFVCLALFLFLWGAVLMGGEKWFQELRPSPLDVCAEAGEQIRFTGRVYQREERDAYQILYLKENSVQSEEQSFQISGIMVYDEKKKDLAIGSRLVVEGEAFPQRSSRNPGGFDQRIYDRRRGIYGSVWATDIQTAGRGEDWFMEGLCQFRQAWRRQLVEAMGEKDGETLSAILLGEKAGMDPEMKELYQDQGIGHILAISGLHLSLIGLGAYRVLRRGTGSYLAGGAAGIGFLGLYVVMIGLSVSVVRAFLMFLFRIGADMTGRHYDGLTALSFSAAAVLLWRPLSVYDGGFWLSFGAVLGLLLLLPLFQGLPCQGFWSSFCVNLVIFPVLAWYFFEFPPWSLILNLVVIPLFSVLLISGLLGSLLLWASIPLGELLLGVCKGIFWLYEGCCRIAALLPGARVITGQPEIWQMVFYYLCLAGIFVLLWNWKRKHLHDRSRSGPGHRHRAIPWIGSAVLLMAGIGILLFPVEERGELSVIVLDVGQGDGIFIQDPAGGICLIDGGSSSEDQIGRYTLEPFLKSKGVDRLDYVLVSHGDVDHYSGILELIQRRDQGVDIGTLVLPPRRLWEEQLENLALQAQRAGIPVAVMAPGDVLGGGGMTLTCLQPGEDFPGEPGNEASLVLALQYGEFDMLLTGDVEGKGEDLLTRILEEDYQDVTWDILKAAHHGSKNSTGEAFLEAAAPSRTLISAGKDSRYGHPHKETLERLREAGSRVYSTADHGAIEIRTDGKSMGITGFCG; from the coding sequence GTGAGGCACAGACCATTATGTTTTGTGTGCCTGGCCTTGTTTCTGTTCCTGTGGGGCGCAGTCCTTATGGGAGGGGAGAAGTGGTTTCAGGAACTTCGCCCTTCCCCTCTGGACGTCTGCGCCGAGGCGGGGGAACAGATCCGGTTCACAGGCCGGGTGTATCAGCGGGAAGAAAGAGACGCATATCAGATCTTATATCTAAAAGAAAATTCTGTACAATCTGAGGAACAGTCGTTCCAGATATCCGGAATCATGGTTTATGATGAAAAGAAGAAAGACCTTGCCATCGGCAGCAGGCTTGTGGTGGAGGGAGAGGCATTTCCCCAGCGGTCCTCCCGCAATCCGGGCGGTTTTGACCAGCGGATCTACGATCGCAGGCGGGGGATCTATGGCAGTGTGTGGGCCACAGACATCCAGACGGCAGGCAGAGGAGAAGACTGGTTTATGGAGGGACTCTGCCAGTTCCGCCAGGCCTGGCGGCGGCAGCTGGTGGAAGCCATGGGAGAGAAAGACGGGGAGACTCTGTCCGCCATCCTTCTGGGAGAAAAGGCGGGGATGGACCCGGAGATGAAGGAGTTGTATCAGGATCAGGGGATCGGCCATATCCTGGCCATCTCCGGCCTTCATCTGTCCCTGATCGGGCTTGGGGCCTACCGGGTGCTGCGCCGGGGAACCGGTTCTTACCTTGCCGGAGGTGCGGCGGGGATCGGGTTCCTTGGCTTATACGTGGTGATGATCGGGCTGTCGGTATCGGTGGTCCGGGCTTTCCTGATGTTCCTTTTCCGGATCGGGGCGGACATGACGGGACGGCATTATGACGGTCTTACTGCCCTGTCCTTTTCGGCGGCGGCTGTTCTTCTGTGGCGGCCGTTGTCGGTCTATGACGGCGGCTTCTGGCTTTCCTTCGGGGCGGTGCTGGGGCTTTTGCTTCTTCTGCCTCTCTTCCAGGGACTTCCCTGCCAGGGGTTCTGGTCCAGCTTCTGTGTCAATCTGGTGATCTTCCCGGTTCTTGCCTGGTATTTCTTCGAGTTCCCGCCCTGGTCCCTGATCCTGAATCTTGTGGTAATCCCCCTTTTCTCTGTGCTTCTGATATCCGGCCTTCTGGGAAGCCTTCTTCTGTGGGCCTCCATTCCTCTGGGGGAATTGCTCCTTGGGGTGTGCAAGGGGATCTTCTGGCTCTATGAAGGGTGCTGCCGGATCGCCGCCCTGCTTCCTGGCGCGCGGGTCATCACCGGCCAGCCGGAGATCTGGCAGATGGTCTTTTATTATCTCTGTCTTGCAGGAATCTTTGTCCTGCTGTGGAACTGGAAAAGGAAACACCTTCATGATCGATCCCGTTCCGGTCCCGGGCACAGGCACAGGGCTATTCCATGGATCGGATCCGCCGTCCTCCTTATGGCAGGGATCGGGATCCTGCTGTTCCCGGTGGAGGAAAGAGGGGAACTATCTGTCATAGTGCTGGATGTGGGGCAGGGGGACGGAATCTTCATCCAGGACCCGGCAGGGGGGATCTGTCTCATTGACGGGGGCAGCAGTTCCGAAGACCAGATCGGCCGGTATACCCTGGAACCCTTTCTGAAATCCAAAGGCGTGGACCGGCTGGACTATGTGCTGGTCTCTCACGGGGACGTGGATCACTATAGCGGGATCCTGGAGCTGATCCAGAGGCGGGATCAGGGGGTCGATATCGGAACGCTGGTGCTGCCCCCGAGGAGGCTCTGGGAAGAGCAGCTTGAGAATCTGGCCCTTCAGGCACAAAGAGCCGGGATCCCTGTGGCGGTGATGGCTCCGGGAGACGTGCTGGGCGGGGGAGGGATGACCCTTACCTGCCTGCAGCCGGGGGAGGATTTCCCCGGGGAGCCGGGAAATGAAGCCTCCCTGGTGCTGGCGCTCCAGTACGGGGAATTTGACATGCTGCTCACCGGGGATGTGGAAGGAAAGGGAGAAGATCTGCTGACCAGGATCCTGGAAGAAGATTACCAGGATGTGACATGGGACATACTCAAAGCGGCCCACCACGGTTCGAAGAATTCCACCGGGGAGGCATTCCTTGAGGCGGCGGCGCCTTCGCGCACCCTGATCTCGGCAGGGAAGGACAGCCGGTACGGCCATCCCCATAAGGAAACTCTGGAGCGGCTCCGGGAGGCAGGAAGCCGGGTGTATTCCACTGCGGACCACGGGGCCATTGAGATCCGGACAGATGGGAAATCCATGGGGATCACCGGGTTTTGCGGTTGA
- a CDS encoding GerMN domain-containing protein, with the protein MRKSIYFWLLLLAATLLFTGCKGGGEGEGDGPFLYYVNAEGTELVKQETNRLDSETESAVEDMLEDLQKTVDAIDYKSAFPQGVAVEEWSLEQGVVKLHFTESYEEMEKAAEVLLKAAVVQSLTQIEGVESVEFYIGDQPLARKDGTAEGPVTADDFVQNTGSSLHSYQVKDFGLFFAGKEGKLVREEVEVRYNSNISAEKQIIEQLIQGPDGDEAIPTLPEDTKLLGISVRDGVCYVNFSEEFLQPVDQVDPKLTIYSIVNSITASGSAGKVQILVNGETNLSYQETIDISQPFSMNADLIEEEE; encoded by the coding sequence ATGAGAAAGAGTATTTATTTCTGGCTTTTGCTGCTGGCGGCCACCCTCCTTTTCACAGGCTGCAAAGGAGGCGGTGAGGGAGAGGGCGACGGGCCTTTTCTTTACTATGTAAATGCAGAAGGAACGGAGCTTGTAAAACAGGAGACAAACCGTCTGGACAGTGAGACCGAATCTGCGGTTGAGGACATGCTTGAGGACCTTCAGAAAACGGTGGACGCGATTGATTACAAGAGCGCGTTTCCCCAGGGTGTGGCTGTGGAAGAATGGTCTCTGGAACAGGGAGTTGTGAAGCTGCATTTCACGGAAAGTTATGAAGAAATGGAAAAAGCGGCGGAAGTACTTCTGAAAGCGGCGGTGGTTCAGTCTCTGACCCAGATCGAGGGTGTGGAATCTGTGGAGTTCTATATCGGCGATCAGCCTCTTGCCAGAAAAGACGGTACGGCGGAAGGCCCTGTGACAGCCGATGATTTTGTCCAGAATACAGGCTCTTCCCTGCACTCTTATCAGGTGAAAGATTTTGGCCTGTTTTTTGCCGGAAAAGAAGGCAAGTTGGTGCGGGAAGAGGTTGAGGTCCGCTATAACAGCAATATTTCCGCGGAAAAGCAGATCATTGAGCAGTTGATCCAGGGGCCTGACGGAGACGAGGCGATCCCTACGCTTCCGGAGGATACGAAACTTCTGGGAATTTCAGTGAGAGACGGGGTCTGCTATGTGAATTTCAGCGAGGAGTTCCTGCAGCCGGTGGACCAGGTGGATCCAAAACTGACTATCTATTCCATCGTCAATTCCATTACAGCCAGCGGGAGCGCGGGGAAGGTTCAGATCCTGGTCAACGGGGAGACCAACCTTTCCTATCAGGAGACCATTGACATCAGTCAGCCATTTTCTATGAACGCAGATTTGATCGAGGAGGAAGAGTGA
- the holA gene encoding DNA polymerase III subunit delta, which yields MKSLNEDIKTGQFKQVYLLYGEEAYLKKQYKDRLTRAMLPEGDTMNYAYYEGKGIDGAELIDLAETMPFFAERRLIVVENSGFFKSAEPQLADYMKELPETACFLFVEQEVDKRSRMFKAVKTVGRAVELGRQDEKTLLYWIAGHLKREGRQITERSARHLVEQVGTDMENLSREMEKLIAYTMGRTEITGQDIDDICTVQITNQIFDMVEAVARKEQKKALEYYYDLLALKEPPMRILYLLSRQFRLLLEVKELMKTGADKAKIASVAKLHPFVAGKYMQQCRNFTTRELREAMEEAAELEEAVKTGRLGDRMSVEIYILERSRRTAPGGEDKK from the coding sequence ATGAAAAGTCTAAATGAAGACATCAAAACAGGACAGTTTAAACAGGTATACCTCCTCTATGGAGAGGAGGCTTATCTGAAGAAACAGTATAAGGACCGGCTGACCAGGGCCATGCTGCCGGAAGGGGATACCATGAACTATGCCTATTATGAAGGCAAGGGGATCGACGGGGCGGAGCTTATCGATCTGGCGGAGACCATGCCCTTTTTCGCGGAGCGCCGTCTGATCGTGGTGGAGAATTCCGGGTTCTTCAAGAGCGCGGAGCCTCAGCTTGCCGACTATATGAAAGAACTGCCGGAGACCGCCTGCTTTCTCTTTGTGGAACAGGAAGTAGACAAAAGAAGCAGGATGTTCAAGGCGGTGAAGACGGTGGGCCGGGCGGTGGAGCTTGGCCGGCAGGACGAGAAGACCCTGCTCTACTGGATCGCCGGACATCTGAAGCGGGAAGGCAGGCAGATCACGGAGCGGTCAGCCCGCCACCTGGTAGAGCAGGTGGGAACGGACATGGAGAACCTGTCCCGGGAGATGGAGAAGCTGATCGCCTATACCATGGGAAGGACGGAGATCACCGGGCAGGATATCGACGACATCTGCACTGTTCAGATCACCAACCAGATCTTCGATATGGTGGAGGCGGTAGCCAGGAAGGAACAGAAAAAAGCCCTGGAGTACTACTATGATCTGCTGGCGTTAAAAGAGCCGCCCATGCGGATCCTCTACCTTCTGTCCCGGCAGTTCAGGCTGCTCCTGGAGGTGAAGGAGCTTATGAAGACCGGGGCCGATAAGGCGAAGATCGCCAGTGTGGCAAAACTCCATCCCTTTGTGGCGGGAAAATATATGCAGCAGTGCCGGAATTTTACCACCCGGGAATTAAGAGAAGCCATGGAAGAAGCGGCGGAACTGGAAGAGGCGGTGAAGACCGGACGGCTGGGAGACCGGATGAGCGTGGAGATCTACATCCTGGAGAGGAGCAGGCGTACGGCTCCCGGAGGGGAAGACAAGAAGTAA
- a CDS encoding PBECR2 nuclease fold domain-containing protein encodes MVYSLGNLNWEIYQSITDRYVTNEVVITEEQLRHIKKRHQEAYQDVLHYLKETLDSPDYIVKDSHPDTGLVIKEIRREAMIFLLVLKIATSSDKSGYKNSVISGWRITEKRLKNYLRNKKLIYKKE; translated from the coding sequence ATGGTTTACAGCTTGGGAAACCTAAATTGGGAAATATACCAAAGTATCACGGACAGATATGTTACAAATGAAGTAGTGATTACGGAAGAACAGCTCCGACATATTAAAAAAAGACATCAAGAAGCATATCAAGATGTTCTGCATTATCTGAAGGAAACGCTGGACAGTCCGGATTATATAGTTAAAGATAGCCATCCTGATACAGGATTAGTTATAAAAGAAATCCGAAGAGAAGCTATGATTTTCTTGTTAGTTCTTAAAATTGCTACATCTAGTGACAAAAGTGGGTATAAGAATTCGGTTATAAGCGGTTGGAGGATTACAGAGAAGAGGTTGAAAAATTATTTGAGAAATAAAAAGCTCATTTACAAAAAGGAATAA
- the mscL gene encoding large conductance mechanosensitive channel protein MscL, with protein sequence MKKFIAEFKEFALRGNVMDMAIGMIIGGAFTSIVTSLTDNFINPVLNVVTGGKMYTLQDVAGFASAFLSSIVNFLIMAFVLFCILKAVNTVMDLGKKKLAAEEEAAAPTTKVCPFCKSEIAIEATRCPHCTSVLEEAAPEEAATAEA encoded by the coding sequence ATGAAGAAATTTATCGCGGAATTCAAGGAATTTGCCCTTCGCGGAAACGTAATGGACATGGCAATCGGTATGATCATCGGCGGCGCTTTCACCAGCATCGTCACCTCTCTTACCGATAACTTTATCAACCCAGTTCTCAACGTGGTGACCGGAGGAAAGATGTACACCCTTCAGGATGTAGCCGGATTCGCGTCCGCATTCCTCTCCTCTATTGTCAACTTCCTGATCATGGCCTTCGTGCTCTTCTGTATCCTTAAGGCTGTCAACACAGTCATGGATCTGGGCAAGAAGAAGCTGGCTGCTGAAGAAGAGGCCGCAGCTCCTACTACCAAGGTCTGCCCCTTCTGCAAGAGCGAGATCGCTATCGAAGCTACCCGCTGCCCCCACTGTACTTCCGTACTGGAAGAGGCTGCGCCGGAGGAAGCTGCAACCGCAGAGGCGTAA
- the hemW gene encoding radical SAM family heme chaperone HemW: protein MMEQSGRKPLELYLHIPFCASKCKYCDFRSAPASGAARQAYVKDLCRKIRSHGDLAEVSLVVSIFLGGGTPSILEAEETGQIFQAIRETFSLAEDAEITTEMNPGTVSREKLKIYRNLGINRLSIGLQSMDDRELAMLGRIHTRQDFLDTYQMAREEGFSNINVDLISAIPYQTAESWRDTLIRTAQLGPEHISAYSLIIEEGTPFYERYGEGRHAEELPDEDTERQMYHDTARILKDYGYHRYEISNYARAGYECRHNLGYWNRTEYLGIGESAASLIGNRRWVEGEEPQELTVSEQMEEYMFLGLRKMEGVSKEQFRETFGRTLESVYQDVLDRMYQLGMLEEEEGYVRLTERGIDVSNLVMSEFLL, encoded by the coding sequence ATGATGGAGCAGTCAGGCAGAAAACCTTTGGAGTTATATCTTCATATTCCATTTTGCGCCAGCAAATGTAAGTACTGTGATTTCAGGTCTGCCCCGGCCAGCGGGGCCGCGCGGCAGGCCTATGTGAAAGACCTTTGCCGGAAGATCCGTTCCCACGGAGATCTGGCAGAGGTTTCTTTGGTTGTCAGCATTTTCCTGGGAGGGGGCACGCCCTCCATTCTGGAGGCGGAAGAGACCGGACAGATCTTCCAGGCTATTCGGGAGACCTTTTCCCTGGCGGAAGATGCGGAGATCACCACGGAGATGAATCCGGGGACTGTGTCCCGGGAGAAACTTAAGATCTACCGGAACTTAGGGATCAACCGGCTGAGCATAGGCTTACAGTCCATGGACGACCGGGAACTTGCGATGCTGGGGCGGATCCACACCCGGCAGGATTTCCTGGATACTTACCAGATGGCCCGGGAGGAGGGGTTCTCCAACATCAATGTGGATCTCATCTCGGCCATTCCTTATCAGACGGCGGAAAGCTGGCGGGACACTCTTATCCGGACGGCACAGCTGGGGCCGGAGCACATCTCCGCCTACAGTCTTATCATCGAGGAAGGGACGCCCTTCTATGAGCGGTACGGGGAAGGGCGGCATGCAGAAGAACTGCCTGACGAGGACACGGAGCGGCAGATGTACCATGACACTGCAAGGATCCTTAAGGATTACGGCTATCACCGCTATGAGATCTCTAACTATGCCAGGGCGGGATACGAATGCCGCCATAACCTGGGGTACTGGAACCGGACCGAATATCTGGGGATCGGGGAGAGCGCGGCTTCTCTCATCGGCAACCGGCGCTGGGTAGAAGGGGAAGAACCGCAGGAACTGACGGTGTCTGAGCAGATGGAAGAATACATGTTTCTGGGATTGCGGAAGATGGAAGGCGTATCAAAAGAGCAGTTCCGGGAGACCTTTGGGCGTACCCTGGAGAGCGTATACCAGGATGTGCTGGATCGGATGTATCAGTTGGGAATGCTGGAAGAGGAAGAAGGATACGTGCGCCTGACCGAGCGGGGCATCGATGTGAGCAACTTGGTGATGAGCGAGTTCCTGCTCTAA